In Brassica napus cultivar Da-Ae chromosome A3, Da-Ae, whole genome shotgun sequence, the sequence tttttataattttttttttgaaattttttttttgaaatttttttttattttattttcaaattttctttttataatttaaaaatactttttgaaactgtttttaaaatttttattttagtatttattttttataaaattttaaaccctaattccaaaacctcaccccttaactctaaaccctaaggtttggattaattaacccaaggggtataagtgtatatttacctctttaatgaaacctatttttgtgactttgagccttgagtgctactttgggaacaaaaacttggtttagtgctattctagtctttttctcttaaatatatatctaaataattaTCTTACTATCTTAGATATGTAGACAATTATCTAAATAACTATCCagttattttagatatatagttGTACATTTTatagctgacaaaaaaaagttgtacattttataaacttattatgtaGCTAAATAAACTCCAATAATACTTCACATTTTATATTCTAACTTGACAAGGCTTGCAACAATATTCTAACTTATCTTACTGTCTTAGATATGTAGACAATTATCTAAATAACTATCCAGTTCTTTTCGATATATAGTTGTACATTTTatagctgacaaaaaaaaagttgtacattttataaacttattatttagttaaataaactCCAATAATACTTCACATTTTATATTCTAACCTGACAAGGCTTGCAACAATATGCttccgtctctctctctctctcttctttattGGTACTGCGCTCACTGTCTCGCTTTCTGGACCTTTTTCATCAAAAGTCCAAGTTAGCAGCtgagtttttgtttcttggtTTATGCAAGTATGTGTCCTCTTTGGATCATTTGTTCATCGGATGAACCAATACATTAAATAATGATGTCGATTCCTATTACTACATATGCGTTTAACACCACTGTGCATCTTGTCTGATATTAGTAATATCACATGATCATTTTACAGCTCTAAAAGATGTGTAGCCAGTAGCCTTCTTGGTTTTGTCACCCTTAAACATATGGAAATACTATTTTACCGATCAAGCGCTAGTCATTTCAATAtctttggtttttggttatgAATCCTTCTTATATCCAACAACAATGTGAAGCAAAAATCAAGTCATGGGAAGAAAAAAACTACACTTTTAGAATGATTTTAGCCCTTGGATTACAACAAGAGTTTACTAGTCCGCAAGTTACTACACCTGTTATGTTCTCTCCTAAACTTGGCTACACAACGCGTACACAAGATACATTAACCTTCATGGAGTTCCATTACTCAACCTTTCCCTCGTTTCTGACATTTCAACTTCATGGTTTCAGAAGTTTCCATGGCCTATCCTCCTGGTTTTAGCCTGTTAGCACCTCATAGCtacaaaataatttcatatgTCCATGGTGCCATATCTGCATCTCACGTGTTCCTTACACATTTCATCACGTTTTTTTCACCTTTGATAGTTACGCAGCAATTCATACTAACCCATCTCAAAAGAAACTTGGCATGATACTTTGCAGCAAGATTCTTCATATGTTGGAAATATATTCTATAAAACTGTTGTTCCTTTAAGATACGTGGGCACAACTTAAACCTCAGCTGTGAGAGCTCCTACAATACCAAAACCAATCTTGTTTAAAGCAGCTTCCATAAGATATAACCCCAATGTTCCTAATTGACCACAAAGTAAAGCAAAATCATCTTGTTGAACATTAAAACATGAGCAGGCATGCCGTTTTTGGTAACATAAAAGTGGAGAGCCGCTTTGAAGTATGCTCTATAAAATTCGACATGTACACATTGAACTGAGTTTGATGCAAGTGTTACTAGTGGACCAAGATCAATCATACAACATGTTGTAAATGTAATCAAAGTCTCACGTTTAGATAAATAATGTCTAGTATATAAAAGGATTTTCAACTTTGATTAGTGCGAAACATTTTAGAAAAGAGACCAAATCAAATTAATATGTACTTTGTTTGTTGGATCCAAATCGAAAAAGGACATGAAAGAGTTGGATATGGACTTGAAAAAGCCTAACAcaacaaaatttacaaaacaCTTAAATCAAACTCTAACCAATGAAGTAACCAATGAACTGCAAGTTAGCCATTTTCAAGAAACATAGCCTCAGGAGATTACAAGAGAGAAAGCTTTTGAATTTTAAGCTTAAAATGATGTATGCCATAAATCCCAATATCCAAATCGTTACTCACTTTCATCTCAAAACAAAAGTCCTACTAAAACAGCTTTTATTGGGCCTACACTATCACACTAAAGGCCCAATAAGATTAGGTTTAAGAGAAACCCTAATTTAACAAGGGAGCCCTCATATAAAGCCGCCATTGTTTCCAAGTCGAAACCTTTCTCGAAGAACCAACTCGAATCGAGAGGAAGAAAGATGGTGTCTGGGTCAGGGTTATGCTCGAAGCGTGTCGTGGTCGACGCAAGGCACCACATGCTGGGCCGTCTAGCTTCGATCATAGCTAAGGAGTTGCTCAACGGGCAGAGAGTCGTTGTGGTCAGATGCGAGGAGATTTGCCTGTCAGGTGGATTGGTTCGTCAGAAGATGAAGTACATGAGGTTCATGAGGAAACGCATGAACACTAAGCCTTCTCACGGTCCCATTCACTTCAGGGCTCCCTCTAAGATCTTCTGGCGTACCGTTCGTGGGTTCGTTATCTAATCTCATTTCATCTTAACTTTGAGCTTGTTGGGTGTTTGTATCAATGTCTTAGGTTGCAGAAAGTGTCTTCCTTTCACTCTTTACATTTGTCtgaaaatgttatttaaaatgaaGATCCGAATTATAGTATTGGGTGTTTGTATCAATATCTGCCATTACCTGGGGGTGCTAAGGAATGTATTGGGTTACAGAAAGTGTCTGCCTTTCAAGCTTTGTGGAGTTTGTATTTTTCAGACATCATCTGTCTGGAAATGTATTGCTGTAGTTTTGGAAGTTTATGTGAGAAGatgttttttgaaaatgttttgttGTTGGTTGTGGCAGGATGATTCCACACAAGACCAAGCGTGGAGCTGCTGCTCTTGCACGCTTGAAGGTGTTTGAAGGAGTCCCACCTCCTTACGACAAGGTCAAGAGAATGGTTATTCCTGATGCTCTCAAGTAATCATCCTTTCCTACTCTTCTTCACTTTTGTTGTATGGAATGTCCGATGTCTTTCAACTGATTTCattccttttcttttgttgttgctTAGGGTTTTGAGGCTCCAGGCTGGTCACAAGTACTGCTTGTTGGGACGTCTGTCTTCTGAGGTTGGCTGGAACCACTACGATACCATTAAggtttgtctttttttcttagttatttagttTTGGGAAAAAACCATTTTCATTTACTGCTattgttttcaaatatataataagctttgcTGATAAACCAAATATAGTTGCTCTGTCAATTGAATTTCATTTCACATCGTTTTCATTATTTGAATTCTAAGTTGATTATGTATTAAAAAGAAGATATGTCTTAACTTTAATCTTAGGAATACGATTGTACTGGGATTTACCTTCTGGTATGTTGTTTTTGCAGGAGCTTGAGGTCAAAAGAAAGGAGAGGTCACAGGCTGTGTATGAGCGTAAGAAGCAGCTCAGCAAGCTCAGGACTAAGGCCGAAAAGGTTGCAGAGGAGAAGCTTGGTTCGCAGCTCGATGTTCTTGCACCCATCAAGTACTGAGAATTGGCATCTATCTTTTGGTTTATTACTTAATTTGGTGTTCGTCTCGATTCTACCTTTGAATTTTGTTTCTGCTTTTGGTAGCTTGTAAACTTGAAGATTGGAATGAGactttttggttttttgatTGAACAATCTGTTATGGTTCTTACTCTTTTCTCTAAGATTAATGGGCaagtttgaaaattttaaatgagaaaaatatgtACCTCTGAATTCTACACTCTTGTATGCTCGCAATCCTAGCCGCACAGTGTGTAGTTCTGCTACTCACTTTACTATCGGATCGATTTCATCGGACTAGCCCCATGACTTTCAGGCAATGCACAATGAAGTGTTGctctttaacaaaacaaaagataacatTGTTCTGGTCTAATCTAGATATGCATATGTAATCATGGGAGCTTGGAAACATGTGGTCTCTTTTGTTTGCTTTCCCATTCATAACCAACCATAAAAAGAAGAACAACAATAATACATTGAAATTAAACTAACCTAAACCCACAAGAGTAGAAATTAGAAAggaacaaacaaaaagaaaaggctTCTAAAGGCCCTAAATATATGCCACATGATgagtaaacaaaataaaaagagtggGTGGAAGAGCAGACTTCTATACAAAACATTATAAACTGTTTCTACTCTCCCAAACAAAGAGATGAGAAGCAAGAAGGGACTTCACTCTATGATGCGGTGGTAATTTACATACATAATACCTTTCTCTCTTGTGTCCAAAAGATGTCAAAAAGACCATCATGAATCTACTATCTATCCACCTTTCCCCGTTTATCTTCCTCTGCCCTCATCGAATAAGCAAACTCAACCTGCCGAGTTTACAATCTACTTTGGCTGGACCAAGTTATACACCATCTCAGCCAAATCCAATGCCACAGTGAGGACCCGACTCAGTACAAACCAGTTCTGAGTACGAGGATAACCCTTTGCAGGATTTACAACTACTCGAGGTTCTAGGTTTTTCATATGATGTGCCTCTCATTCCACTTTTGTCTCTGGAGGTTTGGGAGACGGTAGTTTTTGTGCTTCTTCTAGTTGAGGAGGCTGATCATCAGAAGCAAGATGTTTCTGATTTTGTACAGTCAGCTGCTCTGGCAACTTTGGTCGTCTCTGTTCTACTGAAGGTAGGGATGGCTGTCTCTGTATTACGCCCTTGAGCTCCTGACAAGGTACGCCAGCAGGCAAATGCTTCTGCGCTAGTCCTTGGTTAGGTGATGTTACCGGATTACTACAAGCTGAATCTGTATTAGAACTGTTTACTACTTTAGGAGCAGCGCTTTGCACAGAGGCGGCATTTGTTGGAGGTTCCAATGCATTTGGAGAAGGCACAGCAGTAGAACCAACTGCTTTAACTTTTTTCGAATCATCACTCACTTGAGGCATACCCTTGCTCGTACTCATACTACTAGTGGTATTGGTGACAGACTGCGGAACACGTGGCACAAAATCAGCTTGGGACTTCCTTGATGAATCAGAGTTCCCTAGATGATTCTGATGAACAATTCGCTGAGCTGTTGGCTGCACCTGACGCTGCTTTTGGTGTAGCAATAAATGCTGATGGTTGGAAGGTGCAACTGCTGGTGAAATTGACGGACTAGAGACCGCAGGTGAGCTCTGGCCTTGAATGCAATCGTCTGAAGGTAACTGTACTTGTTGTTGTTGGGACGGAGATGTAGCTCCAGGAAATGTTTTTGGCAGTCGCTGATCAGACCTAACTGGAACCACTGCCTCTCCTTTTTCGGTACCCTGACTTGATGGGGGCATGGTGAAACCATTCAGGTGTGACTGATCAACAGTGATGTTCTGATGGATCATGTTTCCCCTACCCATCCCCTTTGATTGTTTACTCGGCTGTTGACCTTGCGTTGGCTGTCGCTGGTGTGGATGCTGTCTTCCAGATTGCTGCTGGTGTTGCCGCTGCCGTTGTTTTCCGGATTGATTGTTTATACCAGGAGCACCAGACTGAGGATTCCTACCAAGACCATGAAGCGGCAACTGAGATTTTTGAGGGTTCTGTTGGGCCATAGCACTATTAGGAGAGGTAGACACTGGAGGGATTGGTAATGGCTGAGGCGAAACAGGTGGTTGAGTCTGAGGACATTGTTGTGGAGGAGAAACAGAAGTTCCCTGAGATTGTTGTTGTCCATGTGGCACAGTAGTATTAGATGCTGCAACCTGCTGCTGCTGCATATACCTCTGGTgcatttgcctttgacggagaGCAAATCCGTCTTGCTGTGCCCCAGTGGCATGACTTAGGCCTGGGCTCTGGAGCGGAGGATTATGCGAGTTGCCTAGTACATGAGACTGCTGTGGCATCTGATGCTGCTGGGAAACATGGCCTGGGTACGACTGAACAGAAGTTGTCTGGTTGTTGGTAAATCCAGAACTCAAACTACCGAAAGCTGGGATCCCTTGACTGTTCCCTTGAGCAGCCTGCATCAGAAACTCGGGCATATCAGTTTCATCATCTCTGGATTGTTCGTAATGATGTCAAACAGTTTCAAAAGTCAATCGAGCAGcggtagaaaaaaaaatcagaagcgCTGTAAGTCTACAAACTAAAACCAAAGCAGCAAATAAAAGCTATGGTAACTGTTACAGTAATATTTTATGATTACCATAGCAGCAAATAAAAGCCAGGTAGCTTACCCGCATCATATGCTGAACGGCTTCACGAGGCGGCCTGACCATGGAGTTTCTTGGAGAAGCTCCTCTTCCAGAGTTAATATTACCAGTATTTGGAATTCCCACCATACCAGAGGACAGCATGCTAACGTTATTTGGCACTGCTGGTGAGCCTATGCCTTGAAAGCCAGACCTCGACATCGGTGTGCCCCTGTTCGTTCCACTTACACCCACAGTGTTTACACCAGGAACCACGCGATGTCCCAATCCTGAGACAGCTCCATGAGTTGATAAAGAATTCTGCTGCAGGTTATTACCCGATATCTGATTATGTCGTTGGAGTCGGTGTTGTTCATCAAGTGGTAAAGACCCTCTAGGAACGTTGAATCTACCATCcctaaaaaaggaaaaaaaaaaatataaacaaccAAAGAAGTGACAATCCTCGAGTACATTGAGCGGAGATGCAGAAACGTATGCATTCACCCAAACCACTGTCTACCTTGGAGTAGCACTGTGTAGACCAGGTGTGGTTGGTAAATTGTTACCCGGAACCACACCAGATGATCCAGAAGTGGATGGAGTGGCTCCAGAAGTAGGGAGCACTGGCGTCCCTTGATTCAACATTGGAAGACCCAGATGTGAACCTGGACTTTCAAGTGAAAATAAATCTTGACCTGAAGTTGACGCATCACAGAGATCAAGGGGCCTTCATCCAGAGAGTAGCAAAATATCAGATTCGCGGAAGTAGTTGTCaggaaatatgtatatatacggAAACACCAAAAACTTACGTTAGAACACCTCCATTCAGATTATTCGGGAATACTTGAGAAAGAGCCATGACTTGTGAATTGTGAACTGGTACTATCTGCTTTGAATCCCGACCATCATTCTTGAAGATCGATGAAACAGTAGAAGCCAGACATAATTAgtaacaagaaaacaaaattacctTAGAATTCTTATGACTTTAGCAAATGTTAGCCAAGTTTACAGATATGCTTTGAAACACGCCTTCTACTGTTCTACAGCATAGACTCGGACTATAAAAAGAGAAGACAGACTATCTTCTCAAATTCTATATCTCGGATTTCTATAAGCAAAAGCGTTTTCCATCTCCAGTGCAGCTTAAAAACCTAATTTCGTGGAAACCCTGAGAAGATTCTGGAACTATAAGTTCAGACCCATCCAGTATTCTTCCAACAAGAGACTCAGAAACTAAAAATTGAACTATCACTATTGCTACACAACGGTTgaaataaaaatggaaaagcAAATGCAGAAAGAAAGTCCACTAGTTTCAGGTTACAAGCTTGCAAACAGTAACAAAGTACTAGGTGAACTAACCTGTGTCTTTCTACAGTGTAACTTCTTCCCAATTAAACAAATCTTCTCAAAATGGGATTTTAGGGTATCTTCCTCCATTGGCCCTTGCAGTCGCTGAAACAACTGTCTTGCACTTCCCTGAATATACACACATACAATGGGTATTTGAATTAAACTAAACATAGTGGACACTTTATTCAGCGTTTCAGAGCTAAGGAAAAACCTTCGGGATGCCAGGCAAAGTGGATGGATAAGACTGTGAAGTCCCCGAGTCTTCAGCACTATCAGCCCCATCGCTCGCAGTCTTGTCCATCAGAATCTTATGCCGCTCCTTGCACTCAATCGGATTACGATATATACACTGGAAAAAAAACGGAACCAATAGTCAGATCAAATCAGTCAGTAACGAATCCCACATGTTCactagaaaagaaacaaaaagtgaAATAAACAGAAGAAGCccataatttttcaaaataacatgCATTTACCTTAATTTTGAGAGTGCTATTCATTGCATCACTAATGAGCTCCCAGTTAGGGCCCATGTCATGCACCAAGACAACAAGCGCCTAAATGGTGGAAAATAATTAGATATTCATAGAGCAACCTAACAGTATATCGATGTTAAGGAAGATGACAAATAGAACACCTGATCCTCAAATAGTGACCACGTAGTTCCAGAGCCATGCTGGCTGGAAGAAATCTGCGTAAATCCAAATTTCAAGTTAAAAAAGTCTTGAAATAAAGCGACAGGAGGAGTTAGCAAAACTTCAACAGCATATACCTTGAGGCCTTTTATTTTTCTGGCCCTATCACGACTTCCAATAAATTTGATAGATTTGTTGGAGTTGGACATATTGCTCATCTGGGAAGCTGCCGGAGAAGGAATTGATCCAGTGAGACCCATGGCCCCATCAAAATTGTTCTCAACCAATTGCTTGGTGGTCTTTTGCTTCTTTGCATGATGACCGTACAGACCTTATACGATACAACCAAAATATGTCAAAGAATTAAAAACAAGGCATTGAGGCATAAAAAGGGAATATGTAGATAAAGCAGCAAACTTATGCAAGTTTCCAGAAACAGTTGAATTAATCCAAATTACAACCTTCCACTCTAGGTTTATAACTAGTTAACTACACAGTATCcagctttttatttttatagttacAATGCATCAGAGAGTAAAAACGAAGTTGCAAATAATACCATTCGTATCGAAATGATTCTCTGGTCGCTTCTTCCAGTGGTCCTTCTGCCAAAATAAGGACAAATTAGAACCTTTTATGGGAAGTCCATTACTAGTACTGGTACAGGGTACATATTTGTCAACTATCCTAACTTAAAGatctaattacaaaaaatatgaaaaacggaagcaaataataaatttgtaaacATTTCAATCCCAAGAATAGGCTACAAACATCAAACCAATCCAACATGTagcaaaattttcattttagcaAAAGCTAGTCAAGCATTAACATCCATTACAACACACCACCTGAAGTTCAGGCATACTTTTCCTAAACATTTGTTCATAAGATTTTACCAATGAAATTACCTGTTCAGCATGGACTGATGAATCGAGATGCCAGGTTTGGTCATAAGCAGACCCCTGCAACAAATGAAATTGAAATTATGCAATGTATGGTTAAACTAATAGCAACTatttcttagcaaaaaaaagtaAGAGATGCGCAAATTGCAAACTACCAGatgaatcttcttcttctttttaggtTTTCCTGACGTTTCAGCCATGTCATAAGGTAGCTGCTTCTCAAAGGTACCACTTGATTCAACCTCTGTGCCTTTTTGAAATGCGGATCCACCAGGCAAACTACTTTGCTCATCCTGAAAAGAACTAGTATCCCCACTAGATGCATCTGTCTTTGACGGCAC encodes:
- the LOC106361798 gene encoding chromatin modification-related protein EAF1 B isoform X1, with the translated sequence MHGSVSGYVLVNAEVDSMGGVIDSGGGGGGGIGLKTSPTAIEKAQAELRQEYDVREERRRELEFLEKGGNPLDFKFGVATSLSFQSTSLTDQQAEHFLNSEVKDSFAMTASPHGDSAESSGRPAVPTVSEPNTADNLLLFDSGNKSVEGENNSKYPNRQNRTSESERSSKANTNQNTKETEDSAIFRPYARRNRTKINRDPARSSSVDLIQNRGGLATSLSARRGSVDGKGFIPDAANQKDKQTTSVSCPVFGNSNGTIVPTNVAPSNLLNTKVDGEPIVRESAAGSRTSLMKDGADITCRKSSADLPFEEAEKKADLVLNSTEIGSPKAAAIAGQKNNYTQGDSTGEKESLTDRGAAGTKGLESSHANNLEVDVDTERDIYRVDKLDSDESSVQKASRVEGLLNHTVGELMIEDETGRSTTITGECSPTREMDMNSVKIENENYRSTPELQNEEKYSDTENDKKGGSVLANNPSSSLHPAIPQASVDANSSVVGNNVLSGTDVEALKHQPSSDEGSKVLDKVKEDSILEEARIIQLKRRRIAELSCGTVPLEVREKCQWDFVLEEMAWLANDFAQERLWKMTAAAQICHRVALTSQLRLEKQIQYRKLKNIASILSNAVLEFWSSVEVPRELEETNLGNDKETCQESNCDTGRKSFAPGVREYACRFLKYNNSSVPYHSAASSTPDYMCDSELLDVSLVDQLTEESLFYSVPSGAMKVYQISIETHLARCEKYGNSMKEEVDTSGYDAAGDIEYDVTAFDEDEGETSAYYLPRAFECSKSFNLSHKKRKNLMKSHSARSYDLGADYVNYTGGSNSSNLMAKRPGSNINAGSVPTRVRTASRPRIVGSFGYATAGSLPVPSKTDASSGDTSSFQDEQSSLPGGSAFQKGTEVESSGTFEKQLPYDMAETSGKPKKKKKIHLGSAYDQTWHLDSSVHAEQKDHWKKRPENHFDTNGLYGHHAKKQKTTKQLVENNFDGAMGLTGSIPSPAASQMSNMSNSNKSIKFIGSRDRARKIKGLKISSSQHGSGTTWSLFEDQALVVLVHDMGPNWELISDAMNSTLKIKCIYRNPIECKERHKILMDKTASDGADSAEDSGTSQSYPSTLPGIPKGSARQLFQRLQGPMEEDTLKSHFEKICLIGKKLHCRKTQNDGRDSKQIVPVHNSQVMALSQVFPNNLNGGVLTPLDLCDASTSGQDLFSLESPGSHLGLPMLNQGTPVLPTSGATPSTSGSSGVVPGNNLPTTPGLHSATPRDGRFNVPRGSLPLDEQHRLQRHNQISGNNLQQNSLSTHGAVSGLGHRVVPGVNTVGVSGTNRGTPMSRSGFQGIGSPAVPNNVSMLSSGMVGIPNTGNINSGRGASPRNSMVRPPREAVQHMMRAAQGNSQGIPAFGSLSSGFTNNQTTSVQSYPGHVSQQHQMPQQSHVLGNSHNPPLQSPGLSHATGAQQDGFALRQRQMHQRYMQQQQVAASNTTVPHGQQQSQGTSVSPPQQCPQTQPPVSPQPLPIPPVSTSPNSAMAQQNPQKSQLPLHGLGRNPQSGAPGINNQSGKQRQRQHQQQSGRQHPHQRQPTQGQQPSKQSKGMGRGNMIHQNITVDQSHLNGFTMPPSSQGTEKGEAVVPVRSDQRLPKTFPGATSPSQQQQVQLPSDDCIQGQSSPAVSSPSISPAVAPSNHQHLLLHQKQRQVQPTAQRIVHQNHLGNSDSSRKSQADFVPRVPQSVTNTTSSMSTSKGMPQVSDDSKKVKAVGSTAVPSPNALEPPTNAASVQSAAPKVVNSSNTDSACSNPVTSPNQGLAQKHLPAGVPCQELKGVIQRQPSLPSVEQRRPKLPEQLTVQNQKHLASDDQPPQLEEAQKLPSPKPPETKVE
- the LOC106361798 gene encoding chromatin modification-related protein EAF1 B isoform X2 — protein: MHGSVSGYVLVNAEVDSMGGVIDSGGGGGGGIGLKTSPTAIEKAQAELRQEYDVREERRRELEFLEKGGNPLDFKFGVATSLSFQSTSLTDQQAEHFLNSEVKDSFAMTASPHGDSAESSGRPAVPTVSEPNTADNLLLFDSGNKSVEGENNSKYPNRQNRTSESERSSKANTNQNTKETEDSAIFRPYARRNRTKINRDPARSSSVDLIQNRGGLATSLSARRGSVDGKGFIPDAANQKDKQTTSVSCPVFGNSNGTIVPTNVAPSNLLNTKVDGEPIVRESAAGSRTSLMKDGADITCRKSSADLPFEEAEKKADLVLNSTEIGSPKAAAIAGQKNNYTQGDSTGEKESLTDRGAAGTKGLESSHANNLEVDVDTERDIYRVDKLDSDESSVQKASRVEGLLNHTVGELMIEDETGRSTTITGECSPTREMDMNSVKIENENYRSTPELQNEEKYSDTENDKKGGSVLANNPSSSLHPAIPQASVDANSSVVGNNVLSGTDVEALKHQPSSDEGSKVLDKVKEDSILEEARIIQLKRRRIAELSCGTVPLEVREKCQWDFVLEEMAWLANDFAQERLWKMTAAAQICHRVALTSQLRLEKQIQYRKLKNIASILSNAVLEFWSSVEVPRELEETNLGNDKETCQESNCDTGRKSFAPGVREYACRFLKYNNSSVPYHSAASSTPDYMCDSELLDVSLVDQLTEESLFYSVPSGAMKVYQISIETHLARCEYGNSMKEEVDTSGYDAAGDIEYDVTAFDEDEGETSAYYLPRAFECSKSFNLSHKKRKNLMKSHSARSYDLGADYVNYTGGSNSSNLMAKRPGSNINAGSVPTRVRTASRPRIVGSFGYATAGSLPVPSKTDASSGDTSSFQDEQSSLPGGSAFQKGTEVESSGTFEKQLPYDMAETSGKPKKKKKIHLGSAYDQTWHLDSSVHAEQKDHWKKRPENHFDTNGLYGHHAKKQKTTKQLVENNFDGAMGLTGSIPSPAASQMSNMSNSNKSIKFIGSRDRARKIKGLKISSSQHGSGTTWSLFEDQALVVLVHDMGPNWELISDAMNSTLKIKCIYRNPIECKERHKILMDKTASDGADSAEDSGTSQSYPSTLPGIPKGSARQLFQRLQGPMEEDTLKSHFEKICLIGKKLHCRKTQNDGRDSKQIVPVHNSQVMALSQVFPNNLNGGVLTPLDLCDASTSGQDLFSLESPGSHLGLPMLNQGTPVLPTSGATPSTSGSSGVVPGNNLPTTPGLHSATPRDGRFNVPRGSLPLDEQHRLQRHNQISGNNLQQNSLSTHGAVSGLGHRVVPGVNTVGVSGTNRGTPMSRSGFQGIGSPAVPNNVSMLSSGMVGIPNTGNINSGRGASPRNSMVRPPREAVQHMMRAAQGNSQGIPAFGSLSSGFTNNQTTSVQSYPGHVSQQHQMPQQSHVLGNSHNPPLQSPGLSHATGAQQDGFALRQRQMHQRYMQQQQVAASNTTVPHGQQQSQGTSVSPPQQCPQTQPPVSPQPLPIPPVSTSPNSAMAQQNPQKSQLPLHGLGRNPQSGAPGINNQSGKQRQRQHQQQSGRQHPHQRQPTQGQQPSKQSKGMGRGNMIHQNITVDQSHLNGFTMPPSSQGTEKGEAVVPVRSDQRLPKTFPGATSPSQQQQVQLPSDDCIQGQSSPAVSSPSISPAVAPSNHQHLLLHQKQRQVQPTAQRIVHQNHLGNSDSSRKSQADFVPRVPQSVTNTTSSMSTSKGMPQVSDDSKKVKAVGSTAVPSPNALEPPTNAASVQSAAPKVVNSSNTDSACSNPVTSPNQGLAQKHLPAGVPCQELKGVIQRQPSLPSVEQRRPKLPEQLTVQNQKHLASDDQPPQLEEAQKLPSPKPPETKVE
- the LOC106361797 gene encoding 60S ribosomal protein L13a-2 yields the protein MVSGSGLCSKRVVVDARHHMLGRLASIIAKELLNGQRVVVVRCEEICLSGGLVRQKMKYMRFMRKRMNTKPSHGPIHFRAPSKIFWRTVRGMIPHKTKRGAAALARLKVFEGVPPPYDKVKRMVIPDALKVLRLQAGHKYCLLGRLSSEVGWNHYDTIKELEVKRKERSQAVYERKKQLSKLRTKAEKVAEEKLGSQLDVLAPIKY